A stretch of the Glutamicibacter sp. JL.03c genome encodes the following:
- a CDS encoding Mu transposase C-terminal domain-containing protein, producing MSLRSETRRDVPLGQDQIGSNTEKAGTPSDYLAKATARWEILRQHVEDGVPLTVLAGEHHIGLRTMQRWHQSFKLHGKPGLEPVAPGKRGRRMPSEFVNLVEGLVLAKPPRTTAAIHEQVNKVALHQGWAPVSYSTVRSIVGAIDPGMMTLAQQGTAVYRDKYELVWRRRAERPNAVWQADHTGLDILVFGSGHQSVRPWLTTIMDDYSRALCGYMLFTGAPSSLNTALALREAIWPKKTVDWAMCGIPDVLYVDHGTDFTSHHLAQAARDLHFEIIFSAVARPQGRGKIERFFGTLNTEFLARLPGYLHNARNPKPGLSIGELDMALGEFIGQNYHQREHQEIKETPQTAWQGNGWLPRLPETIDELNLLLLTVAKPRIVHRVGVHFQGLRYISPLLAAYVGESVILRYDPRDVAEIQVFHRGQLICKAVDPVHERATVTFKDIQKPRSARKRQLRGQIKERIAAVAEFLPAGQPATEVSQPDPAVHRAQKTKLRTYAEDE from the coding sequence ATGTCCCTGCGAAGCGAAACGCGCAGGGACGTACCGCTGGGGCAAGACCAGATTGGCAGCAATACCGAGAAAGCAGGAACTCCTAGTGACTACCTGGCTAAAGCAACAGCACGTTGGGAAATACTGCGGCAACACGTCGAAGACGGAGTGCCGTTGACGGTTCTGGCAGGGGAACACCATATCGGCCTGAGGACAATGCAGCGATGGCACCAGAGCTTCAAGCTCCACGGGAAGCCTGGTCTGGAACCGGTGGCACCGGGCAAACGCGGACGCCGGATGCCCAGCGAATTCGTGAACCTGGTCGAAGGCCTCGTCTTAGCTAAACCGCCCAGGACTACGGCAGCCATCCACGAACAAGTCAACAAGGTAGCGCTCCACCAAGGATGGGCACCGGTTTCCTACTCCACCGTCCGCTCGATCGTCGGCGCGATAGATCCGGGGATGATGACGCTGGCGCAGCAAGGTACGGCGGTGTACCGCGATAAATATGAATTGGTCTGGCGCCGCCGCGCCGAACGTCCGAACGCGGTGTGGCAGGCCGATCATACCGGGCTCGACATCCTGGTTTTTGGCTCTGGCCACCAGTCCGTCCGACCGTGGCTCACCACGATCATGGATGATTACTCGCGAGCCCTCTGCGGGTACATGCTCTTCACCGGTGCTCCCTCATCCTTGAATACGGCATTGGCGTTGCGTGAGGCGATCTGGCCCAAAAAGACAGTAGATTGGGCGATGTGCGGAATCCCTGATGTGCTCTATGTCGACCACGGAACCGATTTCACGAGCCACCACTTGGCGCAGGCCGCCCGAGACCTGCACTTCGAAATCATTTTCTCCGCTGTGGCCCGGCCGCAGGGCAGGGGAAAGATTGAACGATTCTTCGGCACCCTCAACACCGAATTCTTAGCCCGGCTGCCCGGCTACTTGCACAATGCGCGCAACCCCAAGCCGGGGCTGTCCATCGGTGAACTGGACATGGCGCTGGGTGAGTTCATTGGGCAGAACTACCACCAGCGCGAGCACCAAGAGATCAAGGAAACGCCTCAAACAGCGTGGCAGGGCAACGGTTGGTTACCACGTCTGCCTGAAACCATCGATGAACTGAACCTGCTGCTGCTCACGGTCGCCAAGCCACGGATCGTCCACCGCGTTGGCGTGCATTTCCAAGGGCTACGCTACATTTCACCGTTGCTGGCTGCCTACGTCGGAGAATCCGTCATTCTCCGCTATGACCCGCGGGACGTTGCCGAGATCCAGGTCTTTCACCGTGGCCAGCTCATCTGCAAAGCCGTGGATCCCGTGCATGAACGAGCCACAGTGACGTTCAAGGACATCCAGAAGCCACGCTCCGCACGCAAGCGTCAATTGCGCGGACAAATCAAAGAACGAATCGCCGCCGTCGCAGAATTTCTACCGGCCGGGCAACCAGCAACGGAGGTATCCCAGCCTGATCCGGCGGTCCACCGAGCGCAGAAAACGAAGTTGCGCACCTACGCAGAGGACGAATAA
- a CDS encoding AAA family ATPase — protein MAPSTFIATKAHRRFTEFANAVRRQRTIGICYGQAGIGKTLSAKRYANWSPKAAALVEEWGRLEDSDLQIYKDLAKTRTVFFTPGVLTTPKQIKEELSLITNRTSIGIHQHLDTVGVTNGPMNQDKHVELIIVDESERLNATALEVLRDRYDRNNIALMLIGMPGIEKQFSRYPQLYSRVGFAHEYRPLAQDELHFVLQRKWRALGKTLDLEDFTDTQAVAAIARITRGNFRLIDRLFAQMQRVMKISELDTITDDVVEAARSTLVIGIG, from the coding sequence ATGGCACCTTCAACTTTTATCGCAACAAAGGCGCATCGCCGCTTCACTGAGTTCGCCAATGCTGTGCGCCGGCAGCGGACCATCGGGATCTGCTACGGACAAGCTGGAATCGGCAAAACCCTCTCGGCTAAACGCTATGCCAACTGGAGCCCGAAAGCCGCGGCATTAGTAGAGGAATGGGGTCGCTTGGAGGACAGTGACCTCCAAATCTATAAGGATCTAGCCAAAACGCGGACCGTCTTCTTCACCCCAGGGGTATTGACGACACCTAAGCAAATCAAAGAAGAGCTCTCACTGATCACTAATCGGACCTCGATCGGCATTCACCAACATCTCGATACTGTAGGCGTCACGAACGGTCCGATGAATCAAGACAAGCATGTGGAGCTGATCATCGTCGACGAGTCGGAACGACTCAACGCCACTGCCTTGGAAGTGCTGCGAGATAGGTATGACAGGAACAATATCGCTCTGATGCTGATTGGGATGCCCGGCATAGAAAAGCAGTTCAGCCGATATCCTCAGCTCTATAGCCGTGTCGGCTTCGCCCACGAATACCGTCCGCTTGCGCAGGATGAACTGCATTTCGTACTGCAACGAAAGTGGCGTGCCCTCGGCAAAACCCTGGATTTGGAGGACTTCACCGATACGCAAGCTGTCGCGGCGATCGCGCGCATCACGCGCGGTAATTTCCGGCTGATTGATCGGCTCTTCGCACAGATGCAGAGGGTAATGAAGATCAGTGAGCTGGACACAATTACCGATGACGTTGTTGAAGCAGCGCGTTCCACGCTCGTTATCGGAATCGGTTGA
- a CDS encoding mycothiol transferase, with protein MNITDVFADFAQRPVEAARNLPALSAEQLNAHPAGHPNSIAWLLWHAGREIDVQLAHLSGGNEVWESYRGKFGLGDLGDSVGYGHSSNQAHQIRVSDQQVLVDYVQACLKSLIEYTGTLSEEDLDEVIDHDWDPPVTRGVRLVSLIDDATQHVAQAAYAAGAVAGQ; from the coding sequence ATGAACATTACGGATGTCTTTGCCGATTTCGCCCAGCGCCCCGTCGAGGCTGCCCGCAACCTCCCGGCGCTTTCTGCCGAGCAGCTCAATGCCCACCCAGCCGGGCACCCGAACTCGATTGCTTGGCTGCTGTGGCACGCAGGCAGGGAAATCGACGTTCAGCTGGCCCATCTGAGCGGAGGGAACGAAGTCTGGGAATCCTACCGCGGCAAATTCGGTCTGGGTGACCTCGGCGATTCCGTAGGTTACGGCCATTCAAGCAATCAGGCCCATCAGATCCGGGTTTCAGACCAGCAGGTGCTCGTGGACTATGTTCAAGCCTGCTTGAAGTCTCTCATCGAGTACACCGGAACGCTTTCAGAAGAAGACCTGGACGAGGTGATCGACCATGACTGGGATCCCCCGGTGACTCGTGGAGTGCGTCTGGTCTCCCTCATTGATGATGCTACCCAGCATGTCGCCCAGGCCGCCTACGCGGCCGGTGCTGTAGCAGGGCAATAG
- a CDS encoding GNAT family N-acetyltransferase, with protein MNIEVARADELGEECRYQISEVLTQGFAEDFAFFSKNAKKLADAFAPMLVLECFHIALVDGKPAAVAAVTEGEQECFRLDRHELQRVLGPLHGLISYRIIQSQFMGSYDDARDGLTEIAFVTTAPQHQGRGVATALMRRLLELPADQFVLRDIKDTNTAALALYTKLGFTETQRRRIKFAKRAGFRAYVSMGLKRAEAGGRRAPGWVRPGSALRFAPLARTLGTSEVQPDGGADQVLGPSVHPPQRGAW; from the coding sequence ATGAATATCGAAGTCGCCCGTGCGGACGAACTCGGAGAGGAGTGCCGGTACCAGATCTCGGAAGTTCTCACGCAAGGTTTCGCCGAGGATTTCGCCTTCTTCTCCAAGAACGCGAAAAAACTCGCCGATGCGTTCGCTCCGATGCTCGTCCTGGAGTGCTTCCATATTGCGCTGGTCGATGGCAAGCCCGCCGCTGTCGCGGCCGTCACCGAAGGTGAACAGGAGTGCTTCCGGCTGGATCGGCACGAGCTCCAGCGCGTGCTCGGTCCACTACACGGGTTGATCAGCTATCGGATCATCCAAAGCCAATTCATGGGGTCATACGATGATGCCCGCGATGGCCTGACCGAGATTGCCTTCGTCACGACAGCACCGCAGCATCAGGGCCGAGGCGTAGCTACCGCGCTGATGCGCCGGCTTCTGGAACTGCCCGCCGACCAGTTCGTGCTGCGCGATATCAAGGACACCAACACCGCTGCCCTCGCTCTGTACACCAAGCTCGGATTCACCGAGACGCAGCGTCGACGGATCAAGTTTGCGAAACGAGCTGGGTTCCGCGCATATGTTTCGATGGGCCTCAAACGTGCGGAGGCCGGCGGAAGAAGAGCACCCGGATGGGTCAGGCCCGGTAGCGCGCTTCGGTTTGCACCCCTAGCTAGGACCCTAGGGACAAGCGAAGTTCAACCGGATGGCGGCGCGGATCAGGTTCTGGGGCCGTCCGTTCACCCGCCGCAACGCGGGGCCTGGTAG
- the ychF gene encoding redox-regulated ATPase YchF, with product MALTIGIVGLPNVGKSTMFNALTRAQVLAANYPFATIEPNVGIVPLPDSRLKVLAGIFNSERILPATVSFVDIAGIVKGASEGEGLGNKFLANIREADAICQVTRAFVNDDVIHVNGKVDPESDIETIATELVLADLQTIENQLPRLEKELRSKKIEKSFMDNLLAAQKVLEEGKTLFAAGKANGVDLEELAPMQLMTSKPFIYVFNTDEAGLADKDMQAKLSELVAPAEAIFLDAQFEAELAELEEDEALEMLEDAGIEESGLDKLARVGYDTLGLQSYLTAGPKETRAWTIRRGATAPEAAGVIHTDFQRGFIKAEVVAFDDLVELGSVANAKSAGKARIEGKDYIMKDGDVVEFRFNV from the coding sequence GTGGCTCTTACTATCGGAATCGTCGGACTGCCCAACGTTGGCAAGTCCACCATGTTCAACGCGCTGACCCGTGCCCAGGTGCTGGCAGCCAACTACCCGTTCGCAACCATTGAACCCAACGTGGGTATCGTGCCGTTGCCAGATTCGCGCCTGAAGGTTCTCGCCGGAATCTTCAACTCCGAGCGCATCCTGCCAGCGACCGTATCCTTCGTGGATATCGCCGGCATCGTCAAGGGCGCTTCGGAAGGCGAAGGCCTGGGCAACAAGTTCCTGGCCAACATCCGCGAAGCCGACGCCATCTGCCAGGTGACCCGTGCTTTTGTGAACGACGACGTCATCCACGTCAACGGCAAGGTGGACCCGGAATCGGATATCGAGACCATTGCTACCGAGCTGGTGCTGGCCGACCTGCAGACCATCGAGAACCAGCTGCCACGCCTTGAGAAGGAGCTGCGCAGCAAGAAGATCGAGAAGTCCTTCATGGACAACCTGCTGGCAGCCCAGAAGGTCCTGGAAGAGGGCAAGACCCTGTTCGCCGCCGGCAAGGCCAATGGCGTGGACCTCGAAGAGCTGGCACCGATGCAGTTGATGACCAGCAAGCCATTCATCTACGTGTTCAACACCGATGAGGCAGGCCTGGCCGACAAGGACATGCAGGCTAAGCTCTCCGAGCTGGTCGCCCCTGCCGAGGCCATCTTCCTGGATGCCCAGTTCGAGGCCGAGCTGGCCGAGCTGGAAGAGGATGAGGCGCTGGAGATGCTCGAAGATGCCGGCATCGAAGAGTCCGGGCTGGACAAGCTGGCTCGCGTTGGCTACGACACCTTGGGCCTGCAGTCCTACCTGACCGCTGGTCCAAAGGAAACCCGTGCGTGGACCATCCGCCGCGGCGCCACCGCTCCGGAGGCCGCCGGCGTGATCCACACCGACTTCCAGCGTGGCTTCATCAAGGCCGAGGTTGTGGCCTTCGATGACCTGGTGGAGCTGGGCTCCGTTGCCAATGCCAAGTCCGCAGGCAAGGCCCGCATTGAGGGCAAGGACTACATCATGAAGGACGGCGACGTCGTGGAGTTCCGCTTCAACGTCTAG
- a CDS encoding 4-hydroxy-3-methylbut-2-enyl diphosphate reductase, whose protein sequence is MATSTSIPVSLPVPRIPRVRRTPAEIAAASPQVSERKVLLAAPRGYCAGVDRAVVAVEKALEHYGPPVYVRKQIVHNLHVVSELEARGAIFVEENEEVPEGALVVFSAHGVSPAVVQSAADRNLQTIDATCPLVTKVHREAVRFAKNDYEILLIGHEGHEEVEGTYGEAPEVTTIVNNPEEADTVQVKDPDKLIWLSQTTLSVDETMEIVRRLRKRFPNLQDPPSDDICYATTNRQAAIKNIAPQADLVIVVGSANSSNSVRLVEVALDHGAKAAYRVDFANEVDESWFEGVSTVGVTSGASVPEVLVREVVSLLADYGFNDVSEVTTAEEDIIFSLPKEIRGKLKEAGDEERALGGRGARPQGN, encoded by the coding sequence ATGGCTACTTCCACTTCCATTCCGGTATCGCTGCCAGTCCCACGGATTCCGCGCGTTCGCCGCACTCCGGCCGAGATCGCAGCGGCCTCCCCGCAGGTATCCGAGCGCAAGGTCCTGCTCGCGGCCCCGCGTGGCTACTGCGCTGGCGTGGACCGTGCTGTAGTGGCCGTCGAAAAGGCCTTGGAGCACTATGGCCCTCCGGTCTACGTGCGCAAGCAGATCGTGCACAACCTGCACGTGGTCTCCGAACTCGAGGCCCGCGGGGCGATCTTCGTGGAGGAAAACGAAGAGGTCCCGGAAGGCGCACTGGTGGTCTTCTCCGCCCATGGCGTCTCCCCGGCAGTGGTCCAGTCCGCAGCCGATCGCAACCTGCAGACCATTGATGCCACCTGCCCGCTGGTGACCAAGGTGCACCGCGAAGCCGTGCGCTTCGCCAAGAACGACTACGAAATTCTGCTGATCGGCCACGAAGGCCATGAAGAAGTGGAAGGCACCTACGGCGAAGCTCCGGAAGTGACCACCATCGTGAACAATCCGGAAGAAGCCGACACCGTCCAGGTGAAGGATCCGGACAAGCTGATCTGGCTCTCGCAGACCACCCTGAGCGTGGATGAGACCATGGAGATCGTGCGCCGGTTGCGCAAGCGCTTCCCGAATCTGCAGGATCCGCCCAGCGATGACATCTGCTACGCCACCACCAACCGCCAGGCAGCGATCAAGAACATCGCCCCGCAGGCCGACCTGGTCATCGTGGTCGGCTCAGCCAATTCCTCGAATTCGGTCCGCCTGGTCGAGGTGGCGCTTGATCACGGGGCCAAGGCCGCCTATCGCGTGGACTTCGCCAACGAGGTGGACGAGTCCTGGTTCGAGGGCGTGTCCACCGTGGGCGTGACTTCCGGTGCCTCGGTGCCCGAGGTGCTGGTGCGCGAGGTCGTCTCGCTGCTGGCCGACTACGGATTCAACGACGTCTCCGAGGTGACCACCGCGGAAGAAGACATCATCTTCTCGCTGCCCAAGGAAATCCGCGGCAAGCTCAAGGAAGCCGGCGATGAGGAACGGGCCCTTGGTGGCCGCGGTGCCCGCCCGCAGGGCAACTAA
- a CDS encoding SH3 domain-containing protein, with protein sequence MFGETSRRATARSVGSVALAIGLMTGSIPFAAAAMPAGNIVPAARTASVAVAAELSIDLPARVRTTDILNLRTGPSTSYSVLASIPKGTSVPVLGRASNGWYKVSYDGRTGYVSNYYVVAATVRTLDSLNLRTGTSTSYRILVTIPKGATVPAYARASNGWYRVSYGGYTGWVSGSYVTAYPKPPATPLSKGPNRTSRVVLTFDDCPSNLSSYKAAIDYAASANIGLVIAPTGDCLSSYKSRYGADLASLARAKGQWVINHSVSHPDLRPLSCQQVGAQLSGSGVHTNFGRPPYGAIDASVRCGYDSRGMAPWTWTRDTEDWKVKSKSITISRASAASTGDTVLMHMQWYGFSPDSLRQIKANLAKRGIGVCRAYRGSDSAGSILTTSVKLPSSLPC encoded by the coding sequence ATGTTTGGGGAAACATCTCGTCGCGCCACCGCACGATCTGTGGGCTCGGTGGCTCTGGCCATCGGGCTCATGACCGGATCGATTCCATTCGCTGCGGCCGCAATGCCCGCGGGCAACATAGTGCCGGCAGCCCGGACGGCAAGTGTCGCGGTGGCCGCCGAGCTATCCATCGACTTGCCAGCACGGGTGCGCACCACCGACATCCTGAACCTGCGCACTGGACCTTCCACCTCGTATTCGGTTCTGGCGAGCATTCCCAAGGGCACCTCGGTCCCGGTCCTGGGGCGGGCATCAAACGGCTGGTACAAGGTCAGCTATGACGGGCGCACCGGGTATGTCAGCAACTACTACGTCGTGGCAGCCACGGTGCGAACCCTCGACAGCCTGAACCTGCGCACCGGCACTTCCACCAGCTACCGGATCCTGGTGACCATCCCGAAAGGGGCCACGGTGCCGGCCTATGCCCGCGCCTCCAACGGCTGGTATCGGGTCAGCTACGGGGGATACACCGGCTGGGTCAGCGGCAGTTATGTCACTGCCTATCCCAAGCCACCGGCAACACCACTGAGTAAGGGGCCAAACCGCACTTCGCGGGTGGTGCTGACTTTTGATGATTGCCCAAGTAACCTGAGCTCCTACAAGGCAGCCATTGACTATGCAGCCAGTGCCAACATCGGCCTGGTGATAGCACCTACCGGCGATTGCCTGTCTTCCTATAAGTCCCGCTACGGGGCGGATCTGGCCAGCCTGGCCCGAGCCAAGGGCCAATGGGTGATCAACCATTCGGTCAGCCACCCTGATCTGCGGCCGCTGAGCTGCCAACAGGTCGGAGCGCAGCTGAGCGGTTCCGGAGTGCACACGAACTTTGGACGCCCGCCCTACGGGGCCATCGACGCTTCAGTCCGTTGTGGTTACGATTCGCGTGGCATGGCACCGTGGACCTGGACACGGGATACCGAGGACTGGAAGGTGAAATCCAAGTCCATCACCATCTCCAGGGCCTCCGCCGCCTCGACCGGCGACACCGTCTTGATGCACATGCAGTGGTACGGCTTCTCGCCGGATTCGCTGCGGCAGATCAAAGCCAACTTGGCCAAGCGTGGAATTGGGGTCTGCCGCGCCTACCGGGGCAGCGATTCGGCCGGCTCGATTCTCACTACCAGCGTCAAGCTGCCCAGCTCGCTGCCGTGCTGA
- the xseA gene encoding exodeoxyribonuclease VII large subunit, producing MEPQTPASLPSTAGQTTAENPWPLRILSEKLKIHIENSPVVWVEGQLLEANVRNGHAYLTLRDVDADFSFSVTIWASTMRKLETTPQVGSRVVAQVKPSFYAKTGRLSLNATDLRPVGLGELLVRLERLRQALGAEGLFAPEHKRALPVLPGRIGLITGRDSDAEKDVLRNATLRWPSAQFRVINTAVQGVDAANQVMAALKELDNDPNIDVIVIARGGGALEDLLPFSNDDLVRAVFAAQTPVVSAIGHEADRPILDDVADLRASTPTDAAKRIVPDLNEEFTGLQLARNRLERSINNLLERETQLLAAVRERPVLANPQVMVTTRAEDLARYRQRSTDLLHYRVQRARDEITHLKSQVRALSPQQTLDRGYSVTQLADGSIVREAADAPVNTDVFIRLASGQLAAQTTESIPAGDAAN from the coding sequence ATGGAGCCCCAGACACCAGCGAGCTTGCCAAGCACCGCCGGGCAGACCACGGCGGAGAATCCTTGGCCCTTACGCATCCTCTCGGAGAAGCTCAAGATCCATATCGAGAATTCCCCGGTGGTATGGGTGGAAGGCCAGTTGCTGGAAGCAAATGTCCGCAACGGACACGCCTACCTCACCCTGCGCGATGTGGACGCCGATTTCTCTTTCTCCGTCACCATCTGGGCCTCAACCATGCGCAAGCTGGAGACCACGCCACAGGTTGGTTCCCGTGTCGTCGCGCAGGTGAAGCCAAGCTTCTACGCGAAGACCGGACGGCTGTCGCTGAACGCCACGGATCTGCGGCCGGTTGGTTTGGGGGAACTTCTGGTTCGGCTGGAACGCCTTCGCCAAGCCCTTGGTGCCGAGGGATTATTCGCCCCGGAGCATAAGCGAGCGCTCCCGGTGCTGCCGGGCCGCATCGGCCTGATCACCGGACGCGACTCGGATGCCGAGAAGGACGTGCTGCGCAATGCCACGCTGCGCTGGCCCTCGGCGCAATTCAGGGTCATCAATACCGCGGTGCAGGGTGTGGACGCAGCCAACCAGGTGATGGCGGCCCTCAAGGAGCTCGATAATGACCCCAATATTGATGTGATCGTTATTGCCCGCGGTGGCGGCGCGCTGGAAGATCTGCTGCCTTTCTCCAACGACGACCTGGTCCGCGCGGTCTTCGCCGCGCAGACTCCGGTGGTCTCGGCCATCGGGCACGAGGCCGACCGGCCAATCCTCGATGACGTGGCGGATTTGCGCGCCTCCACCCCCACGGATGCGGCCAAGCGCATCGTGCCTGATCTCAATGAGGAATTCACCGGCCTGCAGCTGGCCCGCAATCGACTTGAGCGCTCCATTAACAACTTGCTGGAACGCGAAACCCAGTTGCTGGCGGCCGTCCGCGAACGACCGGTGCTGGCCAATCCGCAGGTCATGGTGACCACTCGCGCAGAGGACCTTGCCCGGTATCGGCAGCGGTCCACCGACCTGTTGCATTACCGGGTGCAGCGTGCCCGCGACGAGATCACCCATTTGAAGTCGCAGGTCCGGGCGCTTTCGCCGCAGCAAACCTTGGACCGGGGCTATTCGGTGACGCAGCTGGCCGATGGAAGCATCGTACGGGAAGCCGCTGATGCGCCGGTCAACACCGATGTTTTCATCCGGTTAGCCTCCGGCCAGCTAGCCGCTCAAACCACTGAATCCATTCCCGCCGGCGATGCCGCGAACTAA
- a CDS encoding exodeoxyribonuclease VII small subunit has translation MTAQIPEDIAKLSYEQAREELLTVVNQLETGGVALEASLALWERGEALAAHCENWLNGVSQRLEQARAKQVGADGE, from the coding sequence ATGACTGCACAAATCCCCGAAGATATCGCCAAGCTCTCCTACGAGCAGGCTCGCGAAGAACTGCTCACCGTGGTCAACCAATTGGAAACCGGCGGAGTCGCTTTGGAGGCCTCGCTGGCTTTGTGGGAGCGCGGCGAGGCGCTTGCGGCACACTGCGAGAATTGGCTCAATGGCGTGTCGCAGCGCCTGGAGCAGGCCCGCGCCAAGCAGGTTGGCGCGGACGGCGAATAG
- a CDS encoding PPK2 family polyphosphate kinase: MSSYPANLVEALRAEPGLKLSERAAKDPDWWPEDAPQDKKAAQKRMEEIAQPLSDLQERLFAASIQGQEAPSVLLILQGMDTSGKGGIVRHVLGMLDPQGVEHHAFKAPTAEEASHDFLWRITKHLPGRGKVGVFDRSHYEDVLIARVKELASPQTLDSRYAKIVDFEKQLLEQNIHPIKVMLHISKEEQYERLAERLERPDKHWKYSPGDIDDRLLWEDYQQAYEIAVNRTDNKTAPWQVVPADQKWRARLCVAELLLDTLQRITVPWPEANFDVAAEKVRLEATK, from the coding sequence GTGAGCTCGTACCCTGCGAACCTGGTTGAAGCCCTGCGCGCCGAGCCGGGCCTGAAACTATCAGAGAGGGCAGCCAAGGATCCTGACTGGTGGCCCGAGGACGCGCCGCAGGATAAGAAGGCCGCGCAGAAGCGCATGGAGGAGATCGCCCAGCCGCTCTCGGACCTGCAAGAGCGCCTGTTCGCCGCTTCGATCCAAGGTCAGGAAGCTCCGTCAGTGCTCCTGATCCTGCAAGGCATGGACACCTCGGGTAAGGGCGGAATCGTTCGCCACGTCCTTGGCATGCTGGATCCCCAAGGAGTGGAGCATCACGCGTTCAAAGCGCCAACGGCAGAAGAAGCCTCGCATGATTTCTTGTGGCGCATTACCAAACACTTGCCCGGCAGGGGAAAAGTCGGAGTTTTCGACCGCTCCCACTATGAGGATGTCCTGATTGCCCGGGTGAAGGAATTAGCCAGCCCGCAGACCTTGGACTCCCGCTATGCCAAGATCGTGGACTTCGAGAAGCAGCTGCTGGAGCAGAACATCCATCCCATCAAGGTGATGCTGCATATCAGCAAGGAAGAGCAGTATGAGCGGCTCGCCGAACGCCTAGAACGCCCCGACAAGCACTGGAAGTACTCGCCCGGGGATATCGATGACCGGTTGCTGTGGGAAGACTACCAGCAGGCGTACGAGATCGCCGTGAATCGGACTGATAACAAGACCGCACCGTGGCAGGTGGTGCCTGCTGACCAGAAATGGCGGGCACGCTTGTGCGTGGCTGAACTGCTGTTGGATACCTTGCAGCGAATCACCGTGCCGTGGCCCGAAGCAAACTTCGATGTGGCTGCTGAAAAGGTTCGGCTGGAAGCTACCAAGTAG
- a CDS encoding pyridoxal phosphate-dependent aminotransferase: MAEFKQSTKLHNVLYDIRGPLLEHAQRMESEGHRILKLNIGNPAPFGFEAPDAVLVDMIRNLPNAQGYSDSRGILSARTAVSQYYQTRGIQTIGVDDIYLGNGVSELITLSLNALLNNGDEILIPAPDYPLWTASVSLAGGTPVHYLNTEEEGWLPDLEDMESKITDRTKGIVIINPNNPTGAVYPKETLEGILELARKHGLIVYSDEIYEKILYDDAEHINTASLADDVLILTFSGLSKAYRVCGFRAGWMAISGPKHQAADYIEGINLLTNMRLCANVPAQHAIQTALGGYQSINDLILPGGRLLEQRDAAYDLLTAIPGVSVQKAKGSLYMFPKLDPEVYPMHDDEVFALELLKAQKILITQGTAFNWVRPDHFRLVTLPNVRDLTDAVGRIGQFLEDWRARA; encoded by the coding sequence ATGGCAGAATTCAAGCAATCGACGAAACTGCACAATGTCTTGTACGACATCCGTGGGCCGCTACTGGAGCACGCCCAACGCATGGAGTCCGAAGGGCACCGTATCCTGAAGCTGAATATCGGCAATCCCGCGCCGTTCGGCTTCGAAGCGCCTGACGCGGTGCTTGTCGACATGATTCGCAACCTGCCAAACGCCCAGGGCTACTCTGATTCCCGCGGCATCCTCTCGGCACGAACCGCGGTCTCGCAGTACTACCAGACCCGAGGCATCCAGACCATTGGCGTGGATGACATCTACCTCGGCAACGGCGTCTCCGAGCTCATTACGCTCTCGCTCAACGCGCTGCTGAACAACGGGGATGAGATCCTGATCCCTGCCCCCGACTACCCTCTGTGGACCGCTTCGGTCTCGCTGGCCGGCGGCACCCCGGTGCACTACCTGAATACCGAGGAAGAGGGCTGGCTTCCAGATCTTGAGGATATGGAATCCAAGATCACCGATCGCACCAAGGGCATCGTGATCATCAACCCGAATAATCCCACCGGTGCGGTGTACCCGAAAGAAACCCTTGAAGGGATTCTGGAACTGGCACGCAAGCACGGGCTGATTGTCTACTCGGATGAGATCTACGAAAAGATCCTCTACGATGACGCCGAGCACATCAACACGGCGTCGCTCGCCGATGACGTGTTGATTCTGACCTTCTCCGGCTTGTCCAAGGCCTACCGCGTGTGCGGTTTCCGTGCTGGATGGATGGCGATCTCCGGTCCAAAGCACCAGGCCGCCGATTACATCGAAGGCATCAACCTCCTGACCAACATGCGTCTGTGCGCCAACGTGCCAGCGCAGCATGCCATCCAGACCGCGTTGGGCGGATACCAGTCCATCAACGACTTGATCCTGCCTGGCGGACGCCTGCTCGAACAGCGCGATGCCGCCTACGACCTGCTCACCGCCATCCCGGGTGTCTCGGTGCAGAAGGCCAAGGGCTCGCTCTACATGTTCCCGAAGCTGGATCCAGAAGTTTATCCGATGCATGACGATGAGGTGTTCGCCCTTGAATTGCTCAAGGCGCAGAAAATCCTGATTACCCAGGGCACCGCATTCAACTGGGTACGCCCAGATCATTTCCGGCTCGTGACCCTGCCGAACGTGCGGGATCTGACGGATGCTGTGGGTCGTATCGGACAGTTCCTGGAGGACTGGCGCGCCCGCGCTTAG